Proteins from one Bacteroidales bacterium genomic window:
- a CDS encoding DUF438 domain-containing protein yields the protein MSDIINNSKKRKDLLKHMILQLHSGEAPDLVRKRLVELLHSIPYDEVVEVEQELISEGLPVEEVLKLCDIHQLVLDGHIDQSGAKAIPEGHPVDTFRKENRELEKVIAELEILFGQLKSVKENEIKPWLLKVQANLNNLMDVDKHYKRKEYLLFPFLEKYEITGPPKVMWGKHDEIRNLLKTAIEAVGTKELLTIDEVEAISELVLIPAVKGVSDMISKEEEILLPMSMDKLTDDDWYSVYQQTSEFGFCLYDPQIEWSPEGITTGEVTYNTGNSIPLSTGSFSLNELEALFKTLPIDITFVDKDDKVKFFSLGPDRIFTRNRAIIGRDVRMCHPPSSVHVVEQILSDFKNGTQSSAAFWIQMHGRFIYIEYFALRGKKGEYLGTIEFTQDLTKLRALEGEQRLLSYSAK from the coding sequence ATGAGCGATATAATAAATAACTCAAAAAAAAGGAAGGATCTGCTGAAACATATGATCCTTCAGCTTCACAGTGGTGAAGCACCCGACCTGGTTCGGAAAAGACTTGTTGAATTACTGCATTCAATCCCATATGATGAAGTTGTTGAGGTTGAACAGGAATTAATTTCTGAAGGTCTTCCTGTTGAAGAAGTACTGAAGCTATGCGACATTCATCAGCTTGTGCTCGATGGACATATCGATCAGAGTGGTGCAAAAGCTATCCCTGAAGGGCATCCTGTAGATACCTTCCGGAAGGAGAATCGTGAACTTGAAAAGGTAATAGCTGAACTCGAAATCCTGTTTGGTCAATTAAAATCTGTTAAAGAAAATGAAATAAAACCATGGCTGCTAAAAGTACAGGCAAACCTGAACAACCTGATGGATGTTGACAAGCATTATAAGAGGAAGGAATATCTTCTTTTCCCCTTCCTCGAAAAATATGAAATTACCGGTCCTCCAAAAGTTATGTGGGGGAAACATGATGAAATAAGAAATTTGTTAAAAACAGCTATTGAAGCAGTTGGCACAAAAGAGCTTTTGACAATTGATGAAGTGGAAGCTATTTCTGAGCTAGTACTGATTCCTGCAGTAAAAGGGGTGTCAGATATGATCTCCAAAGAAGAAGAAATTCTCCTTCCGATGAGCATGGATAAACTTACTGACGATGACTGGTATTCAGTTTATCAGCAGACAAGTGAGTTTGGATTCTGCCTTTATGATCCTCAGATTGAATGGTCACCTGAAGGAATCACTACAGGTGAAGTAACATATAATACAGGTAACAGCATACCTCTTTCTACGGGCAGTTTCAGTTTAAATGAATTGGAAGCACTCTTCAAAACGCTTCCGATCGACATCACTTTCGTTGATAAGGATGATAAAGTAAAGTTCTTCAGTCTGGGTCCCGACAGGATCTTCACCCGGAACAGGGCAATAATCGGACGCGATGTAAGAATGTGTCATCCACCATCAAGCGTTCATGTGGTTGAACAGATCCTCAGCGATTTCAAAAACGGAACACAAAGCAGTGCTGCTTTCTGGATCCAGATGCATGGACGATTCATTTATATTGAATACTTTGCCTTAAGAGGGAAGAAGGGAGAATACCTCGGGACAATTGAATTTACTCAGGATCTTACCAAACTAAGGGCACTTGAAGGAGAACAAAGGTTATTATCCTATTCAGCAAAATGA
- a CDS encoding DUF1858 domain-containing protein produces MKENKGYYPIQQNDMIISPKTKVGELLDTYPQLESVLMEMSPSFEKLKNPILRKTVARVATLQQIAVVGGLSVDTIVNRLRKEVGQETMKAESETSAYLSEIPPEWFDEKRIVKRYDATPLINSGGSPMNEILHQTSGLSQNEIFELTTPFIPAPILDMLTSKNCRVWCKQNDKSVNCYVNKL; encoded by the coding sequence TTGAAGGAGAACAAAGGTTATTATCCTATTCAGCAAAATGATATGATTATTTCTCCTAAAACAAAAGTGGGCGAACTATTAGACACCTATCCTCAGCTGGAGTCGGTTTTAATGGAAATGTCTCCCTCATTTGAAAAACTGAAGAATCCTATTCTCAGGAAAACTGTTGCACGTGTTGCCACTCTGCAACAGATAGCAGTTGTGGGCGGACTTAGCGTCGATACAATTGTTAACCGTCTGCGGAAAGAGGTTGGTCAGGAAACGATGAAAGCGGAAAGTGAAACATCGGCCTACCTTTCAGAGATTCCCCCTGAATGGTTCGATGAAAAACGTATTGTAAAAAGATATGATGCAACACCTCTTATAAACTCAGGAGGAAGTCCGATGAATGAAATACTTCATCAGACCAGCGGACTGAGTCAGAATGAAATATTTGAACTGACAACTCCATTTATCCCTGCTCCTATTCTGGATATGCTTACTTCAAAAAACTGCAGGGTCTGGTGCAAACAGAATGATAAGAGTGTAAATTGTTACGTAAATAAGCTGTGA
- a CDS encoding 4Fe-4S binding protein, with translation MKNKQYKLPLIVFALTFILLAFVQVKVERPMILAERFIEGAGWIEILLIAIYGAFVAFKMQDPINVPKWRKITWTLFSIIFFTQLIIGLSGFEKFLMTGKLHLPIPMMIIGGPIYRAQLSVMTILFLSTVILTGPAWCSHLCYFGAFDNLASGGKTSREILKHKAAIKSTILILVIAMAIILRWLNVSMLLATIIAVAFGLTGISIMILISVKRKKMVHCVMYCPVGTVVNIFKHVNPFRMYIDQSCTLCMHCTKFCKYDALNPVDIRNSKPSITCTLCGDCLAGCHHNSIKYKFLNMKPENARNLYLILTISLHAACIALARI, from the coding sequence ATGAAAAATAAACAATACAAGCTGCCCCTCATAGTATTTGCTCTCACGTTTATCCTTCTTGCATTTGTGCAGGTTAAAGTTGAAAGGCCTATGATACTTGCCGAACGCTTTATTGAGGGAGCAGGTTGGATTGAAATATTACTGATCGCCATCTATGGCGCATTTGTTGCTTTCAAAATGCAGGACCCGATTAATGTTCCTAAGTGGAGAAAGATAACATGGACTCTTTTCTCAATTATCTTTTTCACACAACTTATTATAGGACTGTCAGGTTTTGAAAAATTTCTGATGACAGGCAAACTTCATCTCCCGATACCGATGATGATTATCGGGGGACCAATATACAGGGCCCAGCTGTCGGTTATGACTATACTTTTCCTGAGTACTGTAATACTTACTGGTCCGGCATGGTGCAGCCATCTATGCTATTTCGGAGCTTTCGATAATCTGGCCTCAGGCGGAAAAACGTCAAGGGAAATTCTCAAACATAAAGCTGCAATCAAATCAACTATACTGATTCTCGTAATCGCTATGGCAATAATTCTGAGATGGCTGAATGTATCAATGCTGCTGGCAACAATTATTGCGGTTGCTTTCGGACTAACAGGTATTTCAATTATGATACTGATTTCTGTTAAAAGGAAAAAGATGGTCCATTGTGTAATGTACTGTCCTGTTGGTACTGTAGTGAATATCTTTAAGCATGTTAATCCATTCAGAATGTACATCGATCAAAGTTGCACACTCTGTATGCACTGCACAAAATTCTGTAAATACGATGCCCTGAACCCGGTGGACATCAGAAACTCAAAGCCTTCAATAACATGTACTCTATGCGGAGACTGTCTTGCCGGCTGTCATCATAACTCTATTAAATACAAATTCCTTAACATGAAACCGGAAAACGCCAGGAATCTGTATCTGATTCTGACAATAAGTCTCCATGCGGCCTGTATTGCACTTGCAAGGATTTAA